In one window of Dokdonia sp. PRO95 DNA:
- a CDS encoding O-antigen polysaccharide polymerase Wzy: protein MLSYLLISIFLFATFSADTSVWISFFISNLLLFGMFWWHLYQEKEFSPFISVFLVFSFLFFILSPLLQVGELNLTNGVFITKLKYSQAAIVHTNVLVIIFNLTFAVAYLYFKKFRKLRVIPVYDQTKYKALPVLISIISIATVLVFIASFGFVQEEIRRHSGTPSSASIGMLLLWKKVLFMMPFAGIVLCFQYFEKRKKLPINIIIVALLFLILGAFLLWFKNPLTEKRNALGPIYICIIFLMAPRLLNSNVKMTLFMFFSMIIVFPLSAILTHVTATFEEILDRPRVLLDSFEGYGIGQVFNTLHYDAFINITATLDYVKYEGFSYGYQLLSGLLFFVPRSLWETKPTTTGKLVGEHLIEYHGFHYSNLSNPLVSEGYINFGIFGVVMMAIFLAITCIKLLSWFKSDDYLKKILALYFAIHLLFLLRGDFANGFSYYIGIFVGVYILTRFLQYIMEQMFLNQKSWKAKHKQRI, encoded by the coding sequence ATGTTATCTTATCTACTGATAAGTATATTTCTATTTGCAACATTCAGTGCAGATACTTCTGTATGGATATCATTCTTTATAAGTAATCTCTTATTATTTGGGATGTTCTGGTGGCATTTGTATCAAGAGAAAGAGTTTTCTCCTTTCATTTCTGTGTTTCTTGTCTTTAGCTTTCTGTTTTTCATACTTTCTCCGCTTCTCCAAGTAGGAGAATTAAACCTTACAAATGGAGTTTTCATAACTAAATTAAAATACTCCCAAGCGGCAATTGTACACACAAATGTACTTGTAATCATATTCAACCTGACCTTTGCTGTAGCATATCTTTATTTTAAAAAGTTTCGAAAACTGAGAGTTATTCCAGTTTATGATCAGACCAAATATAAAGCCCTGCCAGTACTAATTAGTATAATCTCTATCGCTACAGTGCTAGTGTTTATTGCTAGCTTCGGTTTTGTACAAGAAGAAATAAGAAGACATAGTGGGACACCCTCGTCTGCGTCAATAGGGATGCTATTGTTGTGGAAAAAGGTGCTATTTATGATGCCATTTGCAGGAATCGTACTATGCTTTCAATATTTTGAGAAACGAAAAAAACTACCAATAAACATTATTATTGTAGCCTTACTTTTCTTAATTCTTGGAGCGTTTTTATTGTGGTTTAAAAACCCCTTGACAGAAAAGCGCAACGCTTTAGGTCCCATTTATATTTGTATTATATTCTTGATGGCACCTAGATTACTTAATAGCAATGTTAAAATGACGCTATTTATGTTCTTTTCAATGATTATAGTTTTCCCACTCTCTGCCATACTTACACATGTGACAGCCACGTTTGAGGAGATTTTAGACAGACCTAGAGTGTTATTGGACAGTTTTGAAGGTTATGGTATAGGTCAGGTTTTTAATACATTACACTATGATGCCTTTATAAATATTACAGCAACCTTAGACTATGTAAAATATGAGGGCTTTTCATACGGTTATCAATTGCTAAGCGGTTTATTATTTTTTGTTCCTCGTAGTCTATGGGAGACAAAACCCACAACCACTGGAAAATTAGTTGGTGAACATCTTATTGAATATCATGGGTTCCATTATAGTAATTTATCTAATCCACTAGTATCTGAGGGTTATATTAATTTTGGGATTTTTGGAGTCGTTATGATGGCTATTTTTCTCGCAATTACATGTATAAAGCTTCTTTCATGGTTTAAAAGCGACGACTATCTTAAGAAGATTTTAGCACTTTACTTTGCTATACATTTATTATTCTTATTGAGAGGTGATTTTGCAAATGGCTTTTCTTATTACATTGGCATCTTTGTCGGAGTTTATATACTTACGCGCTTTTTACAATATATAATGGAACAGATGTTTTTAAACCAGAAATCATGGAAGGCAAAACATAAGCAACGTATATAA
- a CDS encoding glycosyltransferase family 4 protein, with amino-acid sequence MHIVQIHNRYKDIGGEDIVVSREKLLLESAGHKVSQYIVNNNDINTLSRKLKTALSLPYSVSQKKLIKAFLKDSSPDVVHVHNFLPVITPSIFYACKELRIPVIVTLHNYRILCSNGLLFRDGKPCEDCIKSKWGIPAIKNGCYQESKIATVFPVISNALHGHLQTWSSYIDKVILLSEFSHEIFKKSHITFREEQVIVKPNFTEDRGYLYDKENYMLFVGRLSDEKGIVNVIEACIKANKRLKIAGTGPLHEVVENYSHLHNNIEFVGNQDGEELSSLYKNAQALITASKMYETFGLVIIESFSFGTPVIAPSFGNGGQLVKDQYNGLHYTLDDIDNLVEAIEKTDYLDQETMRNNARETFLKNYTAQQNVLKLLDAYKSVL; translated from the coding sequence ATGCACATAGTCCAAATACATAATAGATATAAAGACATAGGCGGTGAAGATATTGTTGTGAGTCGAGAAAAATTGCTACTAGAGTCTGCAGGTCATAAAGTCTCTCAATATATTGTAAATAACAATGATATTAATACGCTTTCGCGAAAGCTAAAAACGGCATTGTCGCTACCATATTCGGTTTCTCAAAAGAAATTAATTAAGGCATTTTTAAAAGATTCTTCACCTGATGTTGTGCACGTGCATAATTTTTTGCCTGTAATTACTCCGTCGATTTTTTACGCTTGTAAAGAACTTCGCATACCAGTAATAGTTACTCTACATAATTACAGAATACTATGTAGTAACGGGCTTCTTTTTAGAGATGGGAAACCTTGCGAAGACTGTATAAAAAGTAAATGGGGTATTCCCGCTATTAAAAACGGTTGTTATCAAGAATCTAAAATCGCGACAGTATTTCCCGTAATCAGTAACGCCCTGCATGGACATTTACAAACATGGTCATCATATATTGACAAAGTGATATTGTTAAGCGAATTCTCTCATGAGATTTTTAAGAAATCGCATATAACTTTTAGAGAGGAACAAGTTATAGTCAAACCAAATTTTACCGAAGATAGAGGCTACCTCTATGATAAAGAGAATTATATGCTATTTGTAGGGCGTCTCTCAGATGAAAAAGGGATTGTAAACGTAATAGAAGCTTGTATTAAAGCAAATAAAAGACTCAAAATTGCAGGTACAGGTCCCCTTCATGAAGTTGTTGAGAATTATTCACACCTACATAATAATATAGAATTTGTAGGAAATCAAGATGGAGAAGAGTTATCAAGCTTATATAAAAATGCTCAAGCATTAATCACAGCATCTAAGATGTACGAGACTTTTGGGTTGGTTATAATAGAATCATTCTCCTTTGGTACCCCAGTTATTGCACCATCGTTTGGGAATGGTGGGCAATTAGTTAAAGATCAATACAATGGATTACATTACACGTTAGATGATATTGATAATCTTGTAGAAGCGATTGAAAAAACAGATTACCTAGATCAAGAAACTATGAGAAATAATGCCCGAGAAACATTTCTGAAAAACTACACAGCTCAACAGAACGTATTAAAATTGCTAGATGCGTATAAATCCGTTTTATGA
- a CDS encoding WcaI family glycosyltransferase: MNNLQGKHITLISLNFYPEDTAIGLYSTQLAEYLEQQGAHISVITAFPYYPKWEITEAYQNQGAYLHEKKGTIDIYRYKQFTPKEPTFLKRVIHIADFTIGSRFNFKQIAACDIVISVIPFTSSAWLGNTLSRKRNAKHWIHIQDFEFDAAFQSGLAAGGESKSMAYKALMKLERSILNKADYVSTISHAMLAKLKEKTTTETYYLPNWIDANESDPSKSQAHPYFSKDKCSILYSGNVGDKQDWQLFTDLIKALDFNTFEVIVVGAGAKMNALKENLKHTEVNFYPPVPFAALSSLLASADVHILFQKSEVVDTVMPSKILGMMASARPSIITGHPDAEPAKIINDSKGGYYNSVINVDIILSQLETLHSAPETALTMGTAARNYVLEKFARKPILDKFSQTLSRL; encoded by the coding sequence ATGAATAATCTCCAAGGCAAACACATCACACTTATCTCCTTAAACTTCTACCCGGAAGACACTGCAATAGGACTTTACAGCACGCAACTAGCAGAATATCTAGAGCAGCAAGGAGCACATATTTCGGTGATTACTGCGTTTCCTTATTACCCTAAATGGGAAATAACAGAAGCATATCAAAACCAAGGAGCTTATCTACATGAGAAGAAGGGAACCATTGATATATATAGATATAAGCAATTTACTCCCAAGGAGCCTACATTCTTAAAACGGGTTATACATATAGCCGATTTTACCATAGGTTCACGCTTTAATTTCAAGCAGATTGCAGCGTGTGATATTGTAATCTCTGTTATTCCTTTTACGAGTAGTGCATGGTTAGGAAATACGCTTTCGCGAAAGCGTAACGCAAAACACTGGATTCACATTCAAGATTTTGAATTTGACGCGGCTTTTCAGTCGGGTCTTGCCGCTGGAGGTGAAAGTAAAAGTATGGCGTATAAAGCGTTGATGAAATTAGAGCGCAGTATTCTCAATAAAGCAGATTATGTGAGTACGATAAGCCATGCGATGCTTGCCAAACTAAAAGAGAAAACCACCACCGAAACCTACTATTTACCTAACTGGATAGATGCAAACGAGAGTGATCCATCTAAGTCACAAGCACATCCTTATTTTTCTAAAGATAAGTGTAGTATTTTATATTCTGGTAATGTGGGAGACAAGCAAGACTGGCAGTTATTTACAGACCTTATCAAAGCATTAGACTTTAATACGTTTGAAGTAATTGTAGTAGGAGCAGGGGCAAAAATGAATGCTCTAAAGGAGAATTTAAAACATACAGAAGTAAATTTTTATCCTCCAGTACCATTTGCCGCGTTATCAAGTTTGCTAGCTAGTGCAGATGTGCATATTTTATTTCAAAAGAGCGAAGTTGTAGATACGGTTATGCCTTCTAAAATACTAGGTATGATGGCGAGCGCTAGACCATCTATCATTACCGGTCACCCAGACGCAGAGCCAGCTAAGATTATAAATGATTCGAAAGGTGGATATTACAACTCCGTTATTAATGTTGATATAATATTGAGCCAGCTAGAGACTCTCCATTCGGCTCCAGAAACTGCTTTAACTATGGGTACAGCTGCAAGAAACTATGTACTTGAAAAATTTGCAAGGAAACCTATTTTAGATAAATTTTCTCAAACGCTGAGTAGGTTGTAG
- a CDS encoding UDP-glucuronic acid decarboxylase family protein, which translates to MKRVLITGAAGFLGSHLCDRFIKEGFHVIGMDNLITGSLSNIEHLFKLEQFEFHHHDVTTFVHVPGDLDYILHFASPASPIDYLKIPIQTLKVGSLGTHNLLGLAKVKNARILIASTSEVYGDPLVHPQDENYYGNVNTIGPRGVYDEAKRFQESITMAYHRFHGLETRIVRIFNTYGPRMRLNDGRVIPAFMGQALRGEDLTIFGDGLQTRSFCYVDDQVEGIFRLLMSDYAFPVNIGNPDEITIKDFAEEIIKLTGTDQKVIYQDLPVDDPMQRKPDISKAMEILDWEAKVGRAEGMKKTFEYFKSLSQEQLYKSEHKDFSKHIRK; encoded by the coding sequence ATGAAGAGAGTTTTAATTACGGGTGCTGCAGGATTTTTAGGGTCTCATTTATGTGATAGATTTATTAAAGAAGGTTTTCATGTAATTGGGATGGATAACCTTATCACTGGTAGCCTGTCTAATATTGAGCACCTTTTTAAGTTAGAGCAATTTGAGTTCCATCATCACGACGTTACTACTTTTGTGCATGTGCCAGGTGACTTAGATTATATTCTACATTTTGCGTCACCAGCGAGTCCTATTGACTATCTTAAAATACCCATACAGACACTTAAAGTAGGTTCGTTAGGAACACACAACCTATTAGGATTGGCCAAGGTTAAAAATGCCCGTATTCTGATTGCATCAACATCAGAAGTTTATGGTGATCCACTCGTGCATCCTCAGGATGAAAATTATTATGGTAATGTAAACACTATAGGGCCAAGAGGAGTATATGACGAGGCAAAACGCTTTCAAGAATCTATCACAATGGCTTATCATCGTTTTCATGGCTTAGAAACTCGCATAGTGAGAATTTTTAACACCTATGGACCTCGTATGAGACTTAATGATGGTAGAGTAATACCTGCATTTATGGGACAAGCGCTCAGGGGAGAAGATCTAACGATATTTGGTGACGGTTTACAAACTCGTTCCTTTTGTTATGTGGATGACCAGGTAGAGGGTATTTTCCGCCTATTAATGAGTGATTATGCATTTCCCGTAAACATTGGAAACCCAGATGAAATTACAATAAAAGATTTTGCAGAAGAGATTATAAAACTCACCGGGACTGATCAAAAAGTAATTTACCAAGACTTACCGGTAGATGACCCGATGCAACGTAAACCTGATATTTCTAAAGCAATGGAAATATTAGATTGGGAGGCCAAGGTAGGTCGCGCAGAGGGTATGAAAAAGACGTTTGAGTATTTTAAAAGTTTATCTCAAGAGCAATTATATAAAAGCGAACATAAAGACTTTTCAAAACACATACGTAAATAA
- a CDS encoding undecaprenyl-phosphate glucose phosphotransferase, producing MAQRVGRYSFYIRPIIYVIDLVIILLLARVCLIMNEDFVVFSLYITITWILSTIKSDFYEVYRYTKPTRIVSLLLLQLFIFALLVFAFFGLFQTVDASPIAVFLYVLYVFIGVGINKFGVFYLLKTYRAVLGGNHRRVVILGWNVQVKELKKFFDENKRYGYVVSSTFDIKDPSVSLDSIFNYILENSVDEVYCSVEQFTNEELREISEFTDNNLKILKFIPDSREIFTKKLEYQYLGITPILSLRTIPIDKPFNQFIKRAFDIVLSIAVLVGVLSWLTPLLAILIKLDSKGTVFFKQKRNGLDYHEFYCYKFRSMRDNEKADIEQVSKNDSRITRVGRFLRKTSMDELPQFINVLKGDMSVVGPRPHMVRHTHMYAERIDKFMVRHFIKPGITGLAQVSGYRGEIETEEDIVNRVKFDIFYVENWSLFLDIKIVFNTIYKAIVGDDKAY from the coding sequence ATGGCGCAACGCGTAGGTAGGTATTCCTTTTACATAAGACCCATAATTTATGTTATAGACCTAGTAATTATTTTATTACTAGCTAGGGTATGCCTCATTATGAATGAGGATTTTGTGGTGTTCTCATTGTATATCACGATAACTTGGATTTTATCAACCATCAAGTCAGATTTTTATGAAGTTTATAGGTATACTAAGCCTACACGTATAGTATCCCTTTTACTATTACAGTTATTCATTTTTGCATTACTTGTTTTTGCATTCTTCGGTCTATTTCAAACAGTAGACGCCTCTCCAATAGCTGTGTTTCTATATGTTTTATATGTTTTTATAGGTGTAGGGATCAATAAATTTGGAGTATTCTATTTGTTAAAAACGTATAGAGCAGTTTTAGGAGGTAACCATCGTCGTGTTGTTATTTTAGGCTGGAATGTGCAAGTTAAGGAGCTTAAAAAGTTTTTTGATGAAAACAAAAGGTATGGTTATGTAGTGAGTAGCACCTTTGATATAAAAGACCCAAGTGTATCTCTTGACAGCATATTTAATTACATATTAGAGAATAGTGTAGATGAGGTTTACTGCTCAGTAGAGCAGTTTACTAATGAAGAGTTGAGAGAGATATCTGAATTTACAGATAACAACCTTAAGATATTAAAATTTATTCCAGACAGCCGCGAGATCTTTACAAAGAAACTAGAATATCAATACCTAGGGATTACTCCCATACTATCTTTGCGTACCATCCCTATAGATAAACCATTTAATCAGTTTATTAAACGTGCGTTTGACATCGTTCTTTCTATTGCTGTACTTGTAGGCGTATTATCATGGCTTACCCCTTTGCTTGCAATTTTAATAAAGCTCGACTCTAAAGGGACTGTGTTTTTCAAACAGAAACGTAACGGATTAGATTATCACGAGTTTTACTGCTATAAATTTCGCTCTATGAGAGATAATGAGAAGGCAGATATTGAGCAAGTGAGTAAAAATGATAGTCGTATTACTAGAGTAGGTCGGTTCCTGCGTAAAACCAGTATGGATGAATTACCGCAATTCATTAATGTCCTTAAGGGAGACATGTCTGTCGTGGGGCCAAGACCTCATATGGTGAGACATACTCATATGTATGCAGAGCGTATAGATAAATTTATGGTGCGTCACTTTATAAAACCTGGAATCACTGGTCTTGCGCAAGTGAGTGGTTACAGAGGAGAAATAGAGACTGAAGAGGATATAGTAAACCGCGTAAAATTTGACATATTCTACGTAGAAAATTGGTCACTCTTCTTAGATATTAAAATTGTTTTTAATACTATTTATAAAGCTATTGTAGGAGATGACAAAGCTTACTAA
- a CDS encoding glycosyltransferase family 2 protein, with amino-acid sequence MTKLTKNDIQPLVSIITPLYNAAPFIAQTIASIQAQTYQNWEQIIVDDCSTDNSVDIVRALAALDDRIKLITLSRNSGAAHTRNIATEAAQGKFIAFLDSDDLWHAEKLQKQIAFMQKTACDVSYTSYVHIDEHGKPLGKRIVALPELHYKKQHSNNYVGNLTGIYNATSIGKISAPDVRKRQDWALWLDAIKKSGKPALGLQEDLAFYRVREGSMSSNKLNLVKYNYQFYKTCLGYSHVVAAICLLRFFWEYFVVRPEWIQRYDV; translated from the coding sequence ATGACAAAGCTTACTAAAAATGACATACAGCCACTAGTCTCCATTATCACTCCGCTGTATAATGCAGCACCATTTATTGCTCAAACTATCGCGAGTATTCAAGCACAAACGTATCAAAACTGGGAGCAAATTATCGTAGATGATTGCTCGACAGATAATTCTGTTGATATTGTAAGAGCCCTAGCAGCTCTTGATGATAGAATTAAACTTATTACGCTTTCGCGAAATAGTGGTGCCGCACACACCCGCAACATTGCAACAGAAGCTGCTCAAGGGAAATTCATTGCATTCTTAGACTCTGACGACTTATGGCATGCAGAAAAACTCCAGAAGCAAATTGCCTTTATGCAAAAAACAGCTTGTGACGTTTCTTATACCAGCTATGTACATATCGATGAACATGGAAAACCACTTGGTAAACGCATCGTGGCATTACCAGAGCTCCATTACAAAAAGCAACACAGCAATAACTATGTGGGAAATCTCACTGGTATTTACAATGCAACCTCAATAGGTAAAATAAGCGCTCCAGACGTTAGAAAAAGACAAGACTGGGCGCTGTGGCTAGACGCGATAAAGAAGAGCGGAAAACCCGCCTTAGGTTTGCAAGAAGATCTGGCTTTTTATAGAGTACGTGAAGGCTCGATGAGCTCAAATAAATTAAATCTCGTTAAGTACAACTATCAGTTTTACAAAACTTGCTTAGGATATTCTCATGTAGTAGCTGCAATATGTTTACTCCGCTTTTTCTGGGAGTACTTCGTAGTAAGACCTGAATGGATACAGCGATATGATGTCTAA
- a CDS encoding phenylacetate--CoA ligase family protein: protein MNLFNWALKMKGFDTAFAKAELQRIIDIPESEYAAYISEQKKKIVTHHEIYNSFYKSLLTERGEKDWETLPVLTKADLQQPLENRLSQNYDRKTVYVGRTSGSSGHPFVFAKDKDAHALSWVSFQRRYNWYHLDLDTSKQARFYGIPLTTIAYQKERLKDKLGNRYRFPIFDLCEHKLADMVKKFSKTPFDYINGYTSSIVLLAKYLKKHQIILTDICPTLKACIVTSEMLFPDDLELMQEQFNVPIINEYGASEVGLIAFQNKENQLEVDSELLFVEILDDNDKPVPHGVVGRIVITSFYNKAHPFIRYDIGDMGSLSPLSTLKNPILENLQGRTSDIARLPSGKVVPGLTFYYVTKSIIEEDGNVSEFIIEQTAQDSFKFIYTSERPLNAQEKRNIEKATTTYLEDELKLTFEKVAVLDRRDRGKLKQFTSLVS from the coding sequence GTGAATTTATTCAACTGGGCTTTAAAAATGAAGGGATTTGATACCGCTTTCGCGAAAGCGGAATTACAACGTATCATAGATATCCCAGAAAGTGAATATGCAGCATATATATCTGAGCAGAAAAAAAAGATAGTTACCCATCACGAGATTTATAATTCCTTTTATAAAAGTCTCCTTACCGAAAGAGGCGAAAAAGACTGGGAAACACTGCCAGTGCTAACAAAAGCAGATCTACAACAACCGCTTGAAAATAGGCTTTCTCAAAACTACGACCGCAAGACGGTATACGTAGGTAGGACCTCTGGATCTTCTGGACATCCTTTTGTTTTTGCAAAAGATAAAGACGCTCATGCGTTGAGCTGGGTGAGTTTCCAAAGGAGGTACAACTGGTATCATCTTGACCTGGACACCTCAAAACAGGCGCGTTTTTATGGGATTCCGCTTACAACGATTGCCTATCAAAAGGAAAGACTCAAGGATAAACTAGGTAACAGATATCGTTTTCCCATTTTTGATCTTTGCGAGCACAAGCTTGCAGATATGGTTAAAAAATTTAGCAAGACACCTTTTGACTATATAAATGGCTACACCAGTAGCATTGTATTACTTGCTAAGTATTTGAAAAAGCACCAAATTATACTCACTGATATCTGTCCTACTCTTAAAGCATGTATTGTCACTAGTGAAATGCTATTTCCCGATGATTTAGAATTAATGCAGGAGCAATTTAATGTCCCAATCATTAATGAATATGGAGCCTCAGAAGTAGGACTTATAGCCTTTCAAAATAAGGAGAATCAGTTAGAGGTAGATAGTGAGTTGTTATTTGTCGAAATTCTTGATGATAACGATAAGCCTGTACCTCACGGTGTGGTAGGGCGTATTGTAATCACATCTTTTTATAATAAAGCACATCCTTTTATACGTTATGATATAGGTGATATGGGATCTTTATCACCACTAAGCACGCTTAAAAATCCTATTTTAGAAAATCTTCAAGGAAGAACAAGTGATATTGCACGGCTACCTAGCGGCAAAGTAGTTCCTGGACTAACATTTTATTATGTGACCAAGAGTATTATAGAGGAAGATGGCAATGTAAGTGAGTTCATTATTGAGCAAACTGCTCAAGATTCATTTAAATTTATTTATACCTCTGAGAGACCACTTAATGCTCAAGAAAAAAGAAATATTGAAAAAGCTACCACTACTTATCTTGAAGATGAACTAAAGCTAACTTTTGAAAAAGTAGCCGTACTGGACCGTAGGGATAGAGGTAAACTCAAACAGTTTACTTCTCTCGTTTCTTAG
- the purD gene encoding phosphoribosylamine--glycine ligase, translating to MNILILGSGGREHTFAYKLAQSEQCDSLFVAPGNAGTAQIATNVAIGVTDFEAIKALVIKEQITMVVVGPEDPLVQGVYDFFKGDEALKNVAVIGPSKEGAELEGSKERAKEFMIAHDIPTAAYEAFTVETLEKGQAFLETLNSPYVLKADGLAAGKGVLIIEDLNEAKKELASMLGGKFGDASTTVVIEEFLDGIELSVFVLTDGKNYKVLPTAKDYKRIGEGDKGLNTGGMGAISPVPFADDAFMKKIEDRIVKPTVNGLTKENIDYKGFIFIGLIKVGDDPKVIEYNVRMGDPETEVVLPRIQSDLVSLFKAVDNQTLDQQEFKLDARSAATIMLVSGGYPEAYDKGKVITGLENIEGSIAFHAGTTEKDGAVVTNGGRVIAITSFDEDYREAIKKSYQNIEKLHFDRINYRTDIGFDL from the coding sequence ATGAATATCTTAATCTTAGGTTCTGGAGGACGCGAGCATACATTTGCTTATAAACTAGCACAGAGCGAGCAATGTGATTCACTTTTTGTTGCACCAGGTAATGCAGGTACTGCTCAAATTGCAACGAATGTTGCCATAGGCGTAACCGATTTTGAGGCCATCAAAGCTTTAGTGATTAAGGAACAAATAACAATGGTTGTTGTAGGACCTGAGGATCCGCTAGTGCAAGGAGTATATGACTTCTTTAAAGGAGATGAAGCTCTCAAAAACGTTGCTGTCATTGGGCCCAGCAAGGAAGGAGCAGAACTTGAAGGGAGCAAGGAGCGCGCAAAGGAATTTATGATTGCTCATGATATTCCTACGGCTGCCTACGAAGCCTTTACAGTAGAAACACTAGAGAAAGGACAAGCGTTTTTAGAAACTTTAAACTCTCCATATGTTTTAAAAGCAGATGGTCTTGCGGCGGGTAAAGGAGTTTTAATCATAGAAGATCTTAATGAGGCAAAGAAGGAACTAGCGAGTATGCTTGGCGGTAAATTTGGCGATGCAAGTACAACCGTAGTCATAGAAGAGTTTCTAGACGGAATCGAGCTTAGTGTTTTTGTACTTACAGATGGTAAAAACTATAAAGTGCTTCCTACTGCCAAAGATTACAAACGTATAGGTGAAGGTGATAAAGGACTTAACACCGGAGGAATGGGTGCAATAAGCCCAGTTCCATTTGCAGATGATGCTTTTATGAAAAAAATAGAAGACCGCATTGTAAAGCCTACGGTTAATGGTCTTACTAAAGAAAATATAGATTACAAGGGATTCATATTTATTGGTCTTATCAAAGTAGGAGATGACCCTAAGGTAATTGAGTACAATGTACGCATGGGTGATCCTGAGACCGAGGTAGTATTACCACGTATTCAGTCTGATCTTGTATCACTTTTTAAAGCGGTTGATAATCAAACATTAGACCAGCAAGAGTTTAAGCTAGATGCTAGAAGCGCAGCAACAATAATGCTTGTTTCTGGAGGATATCCAGAAGCTTATGATAAAGGAAAAGTAATCACAGGACTTGAAAACATAGAAGGTTCTATTGCTTTTCATGCAGGAACAACAGAAAAAGATGGCGCAGTAGTTACTAATGGAGGTAGGGTGATTGCAATCACATCCTTTGATGAAGATTACAGAGAGGCCATAAAAAAATCCTACCAGAATATAGAAAAACTACATTTTGATAGGATAAATTATCGTACAGATATAGGTTTTGACCTATAG
- a CDS encoding DUF6427 family protein produces the protein MLTRFFGTSKPLAIALVLIYMTLGFFYSHRDIFTEPFTWLGISVTLGMWLLYVLTMFILSFVSQKNDLTKRSSYGVLLFAAFSLALPVALKDHAILIAGFFILIALRRIISFKSELHMERKIFDAALWILLASLAFYFSWLYVIAIYLALLFYRITVVRYLFIPLLALLSFGVIYYSILLFQVGNPSEVSLSFQPISLDFTAYNNLQVLGAIAFFIGTLLWTIWKYLGEQRRASTGSKSRYSVILGILAVGLLVILFTTTKTGAEWYFIIPVMTIIVSNYLENTESLLFKESLLWFIILLPILIHLLP, from the coding sequence ATGCTCACAAGATTTTTTGGGACTTCAAAACCACTCGCCATTGCGCTTGTTTTGATATATATGACCTTGGGGTTTTTCTATAGCCATAGGGATATATTTACAGAGCCATTTACATGGCTAGGCATATCTGTAACGTTAGGTATGTGGTTACTTTATGTGCTCACTATGTTTATATTGAGTTTTGTTTCTCAAAAAAATGACCTTACTAAGCGATCTTCATATGGAGTACTCTTGTTTGCAGCATTTAGCTTAGCATTACCAGTCGCTCTAAAGGATCACGCCATATTAATAGCAGGTTTCTTTATCTTAATCGCGCTGCGTAGGATCATCAGTTTCAAGTCAGAATTACACATGGAGCGCAAGATTTTTGACGCGGCATTATGGATACTATTAGCGTCACTTGCCTTTTATTTTAGCTGGTTGTATGTTATAGCGATTTATCTAGCGTTACTTTTTTATAGAATTACGGTAGTAAGATATCTCTTTATACCACTATTAGCGCTACTAAGTTTTGGTGTGATTTATTATTCTATTTTATTATTTCAGGTGGGAAATCCGTCTGAGGTTTCGTTATCATTTCAACCCATATCACTAGATTTTACAGCTTATAATAATCTACAAGTGCTCGGTGCAATCGCTTTCTTCATTGGGACATTATTATGGACCATCTGGAAGTATCTAGGTGAGCAACGAAGAGCCTCCACTGGATCAAAAAGTAGATACTCCGTTATTTTAGGAATACTAGCTGTAGGGCTATTGGTAATCTTGTTTACCACTACAAAAACTGGAGCAGAGTGGTATTTTATTATTCCTGTAATGACCATTATTGTAAGCAATTATCTAGAAAACACAGAGAGCCTGCTCTTTAAGGAAAGCTTACTATGGTTTATCATATTATTACCTATTCTTATTCATCTACTACCTTAA